Proteins co-encoded in one Flavobacteriaceae bacterium MAR_2009_75 genomic window:
- a CDS encoding AraC-like DNA-binding protein, whose amino-acid sequence MSTPSIEKTLTTKETFIFKDLIGPHFNPIWHFHPEFQISYIAKGEGTRFVGDHVHNFKEGDLVLTGPNLPHLWRSDDPYFEPESNLKTRGLVIYFDHDLISRNLLEREEFFIINKLIEHSHRGIEFYGDVPSKVCKLLMQIADERGFKRIIKLLEILDLLADSKEFSLLTSPSYINSFKGGDSEKMSLVYDYVMSNFKNKIALDEVAEMLNMTTSSFCRYFKPRANKTFTQFVNEIRIGHARKLLLEDNFNISQISYECGFNALSNFNRQFKTITELSPHEYRQKFFDIQSNDD is encoded by the coding sequence ATGAGTACTCCAAGCATTGAAAAAACACTTACTACTAAAGAAACTTTTATCTTTAAAGACTTGATTGGGCCTCACTTTAACCCTATATGGCATTTTCATCCAGAATTTCAAATTTCATATATAGCCAAGGGAGAAGGAACTCGTTTTGTCGGTGACCATGTACATAATTTTAAAGAAGGAGATTTAGTACTTACAGGCCCTAATCTTCCACATTTATGGCGCAGTGACGACCCCTATTTTGAACCTGAAAGTAATTTGAAAACTAGGGGTCTAGTAATTTATTTTGACCATGATTTGATAAGCAGAAATCTACTGGAACGAGAAGAGTTCTTTATTATCAATAAATTGATAGAGCATTCGCATAGGGGTATAGAGTTTTATGGCGATGTACCTTCGAAAGTTTGTAAACTGTTAATGCAAATAGCAGATGAGAGGGGCTTTAAAAGAATTATTAAATTACTTGAAATATTAGATTTACTTGCTGATAGTAAAGAGTTTTCATTGTTGACCAGCCCAAGCTATATTAATTCTTTCAAAGGGGGCGATTCTGAAAAAATGAGCTTGGTATATGATTACGTTATGAGCAATTTTAAAAACAAGATAGCTCTTGATGAAGTGGCAGAAATGCTTAATATGACAACCTCTAGCTTTTGCAGGTATTTTAAACCTAGGGCTAATAAGACCTTTACACAATTTGTAAATGAAATCAGAATCGGTCATGCCCGAAAATTGTTATTGGAAGACAATTTTAATATTTCTCAAATCAGTTATGAATGTGGTTTTAATGCCTTGTCGAATTTCAATCGACAGTTCAAGACAATAACCGAACTGAGCCCACATGAATACCGTCAAAAGTTTTTTGATATTCAATCGAATGACGACTAG
- a CDS encoding putative membrane-bound dehydrogenase-like protein, with protein MKIFKRFATPQILPLLIIAVLCLIGCDNEKENRLQINSNSHIVLVGNNLCSRMINFGHFETEMQLRYPNDSLFIRNMCDGGNTPGFRPHSSRKSPWAFPGAEKFHQNELANNSGSIGHFPTEDEWLSELKADIIIAFFGYSESFNGSEGLENYKKELRAFIAHTKNQKYNGANAPQLALVSPIAFENLSDQMDLPDGTQENKNLEMYTEAMREVAAQDSVLFVNAFEPSKGWMEAEEENITADGFQLNDLGYKKLADLLADQIFEEDDASNTDRILVHEAVNEKNWFWHNDFKIPNGVHAYGRRYDPFGPDNYPYEIEKIRQMTAIRDTAIWQALQGKKMDLAMADSKTRDLPAVKTNYKESEKNGTPEYLYGDEALSKIDVAPGYKIELFASEQEFPDLANPVQVSFDNKGRLWVGVMPSYPHYKPGDSKPNDKLLILEDTDGDNKADKQTVFADGLHLTIGFEFAPEGVYVSQGTNLVLLKDTDGDDKADKTEVILSGFDDHDTHHAISAFTTDPSGAIYMGEGVFLHTNVETAYGTVRATNGGFYRYSPQKHHLERTAQLSIPNPWGIAFDDWGQYFFAHTSGPDMTWMMPGSIFPRYGQASPRPENLIEDKHRVRPTSGLEFVSSRHFPDNIQGDLLINNTIGFLGTKQHTMVDDPKTAGYLSNHRQDLVFSDDKNFRPVDMEFAPDGSLYLIDWSNVLIGHMQHNARDPLRDHAHGRIYRITYPSRPLVEPAKVDGASIDELLDNLKLPEYRTRYRTRRELRARDKDAVLEKLETWVNNLDKENSEYEHHMLEALWVTWALNDIDVDILKQVLNANDFKARAAAVGVLRFSGDQVDEKADLLMQAAKDKNARVRLATLVAASWMDKEIGIPIVTEAGKKGLDKWMQKPYEAALAHLNDHNLGEEPKETIETSLKGRDLELLLAGQEIYEREGFCSTCHQPDGKGLESSGFPPLAKSQWVTGDEERLIKLTLKGMMGPIEVNGKKYPGQVPMTPFGGMLNDEEMASVLTFVRNAFENDAAPISPEKVKEIRAEIKDKEGFYSSEELLKEHPFK; from the coding sequence ATGAAAATCTTTAAAAGATTCGCTACCCCGCAAATTCTACCACTTTTAATTATTGCCGTCTTATGTCTTATCGGTTGTGATAACGAAAAAGAAAATCGTCTACAGATCAATTCGAACTCGCACATCGTGTTAGTGGGCAACAATCTTTGCTCAAGAATGATCAATTTCGGGCACTTTGAGACCGAGATGCAACTTCGCTACCCCAATGACTCTCTTTTTATTCGAAACATGTGTGATGGTGGAAATACGCCAGGCTTTAGACCCCATTCTTCTAGAAAATCTCCGTGGGCATTTCCTGGGGCAGAAAAATTTCATCAAAACGAGCTTGCCAATAATTCAGGAAGTATTGGTCATTTTCCTACTGAAGACGAATGGCTCTCAGAACTAAAAGCAGATATTATAATCGCTTTTTTCGGGTATAGTGAGTCTTTCAATGGTTCCGAAGGACTTGAAAATTACAAAAAGGAATTACGTGCGTTCATAGCGCACACTAAAAATCAAAAATACAATGGTGCAAACGCGCCTCAATTGGCACTGGTCTCACCTATAGCTTTTGAGAATCTATCTGACCAAATGGATTTGCCCGATGGTACACAAGAGAACAAAAATCTAGAAATGTATACCGAGGCCATGAGAGAAGTAGCCGCTCAAGACAGTGTACTTTTTGTGAATGCGTTCGAGCCCAGTAAAGGTTGGATGGAAGCGGAAGAAGAAAATATTACTGCTGACGGATTTCAGTTAAACGATTTGGGGTACAAAAAATTAGCTGATTTGTTAGCTGACCAAATCTTTGAAGAAGATGACGCCTCTAATACAGATAGAATATTGGTGCATGAAGCTGTCAATGAAAAAAACTGGTTCTGGCATAACGACTTTAAAATACCAAATGGGGTTCATGCTTACGGGAGACGTTATGACCCTTTTGGCCCAGATAATTACCCCTACGAAATTGAAAAGATTCGTCAGATGACCGCTATAAGAGATACGGCTATTTGGCAAGCCCTTCAAGGAAAAAAGATGGATCTGGCTATGGCCGATTCCAAGACTAGAGACCTGCCCGCGGTCAAAACCAATTATAAAGAAAGTGAAAAAAATGGCACTCCAGAATATCTCTACGGTGATGAAGCCCTTTCAAAAATTGATGTAGCCCCAGGTTACAAAATTGAACTTTTCGCCTCTGAGCAAGAATTTCCAGATTTGGCAAATCCCGTGCAAGTTTCCTTTGATAACAAAGGCCGATTATGGGTCGGGGTAATGCCCAGTTACCCACACTATAAGCCAGGGGATTCAAAACCTAATGATAAACTCTTGATATTAGAAGATACAGATGGTGATAACAAAGCCGATAAGCAAACCGTATTCGCAGATGGGCTACACCTCACCATCGGTTTTGAGTTTGCTCCGGAAGGGGTTTATGTTTCTCAAGGAACCAATCTTGTACTTTTAAAAGATACAGACGGCGATGATAAGGCCGATAAAACAGAAGTAATTCTCAGCGGATTTGACGACCATGATACCCACCATGCAATTAGCGCGTTTACAACCGACCCCTCAGGAGCCATTTATATGGGTGAAGGTGTGTTTTTACATACTAACGTTGAAACCGCCTATGGCACTGTTCGAGCCACCAATGGAGGGTTTTACCGCTATAGCCCGCAAAAACATCACCTAGAAAGAACGGCTCAATTGTCGATTCCGAACCCTTGGGGTATTGCTTTCGATGACTGGGGCCAATACTTTTTTGCCCATACTTCAGGTCCTGATATGACCTGGATGATGCCGGGGTCTATCTTTCCGAGATATGGGCAAGCTTCACCACGACCAGAAAATTTAATCGAAGATAAGCATAGGGTAAGACCAACCTCTGGGCTCGAGTTTGTTTCAAGCAGACATTTTCCCGATAATATTCAAGGTGACCTATTAATTAATAATACTATAGGCTTTCTGGGTACCAAGCAACATACTATGGTCGATGACCCTAAGACTGCGGGGTACCTTAGTAATCATAGACAAGATTTAGTATTTTCCGATGATAAAAATTTTAGACCGGTAGATATGGAGTTCGCTCCCGACGGCTCATTATATTTAATCGACTGGAGTAACGTACTCATTGGTCACATGCAACACAATGCAAGAGACCCTCTTAGAGATCATGCCCACGGTAGAATTTATCGCATCACCTATCCATCACGTCCGTTAGTGGAGCCTGCAAAGGTTGATGGTGCCAGTATCGATGAATTACTTGATAACCTTAAACTTCCTGAATATCGTACAAGATACCGTACAAGAAGAGAACTAAGGGCTAGAGATAAAGATGCTGTTCTTGAAAAATTAGAAACTTGGGTCAACAATCTAGACAAAGAAAACTCAGAATATGAACACCATATGCTAGAAGCCCTTTGGGTTACCTGGGCCTTAAATGATATCGATGTGGATATTCTCAAACAGGTTTTGAATGCTAACGACTTTAAGGCAAGGGCCGCCGCAGTAGGAGTATTGAGATTTAGTGGAGATCAAGTAGACGAAAAGGCCGACTTGCTTATGCAAGCCGCAAAAGACAAAAATGCAAGAGTAAGATTGGCAACTTTAGTAGCTGCCTCTTGGATGGATAAGGAAATTGGTATTCCTATCGTAACCGAAGCGGGCAAAAAAGGTCTGGACAAGTGGATGCAAAAACCTTATGAAGCTGCTCTGGCTCATCTTAACGACCATAATTTGGGTGAAGAACCTAAAGAAACTATCGAAACCAGCCTAAAAGGGCGTGACCTTGAATTGCTACTTGCAGGGCAAGAAATTTATGAAAGGGAGGGGTTTTGTTCTACCTGCCACCAACCCGATGGTAAAGGTCTAGAAAGTTCAGGCTTTCCTCCTCTTGCAAAATCTCAATGGGTGACCGGAGATGAAGAACGTTTGATCAAGTTAACGCTGAAAGGTATGATGGGGCCTATTGAAGTAAACGGGAAAAAATATCCTGGTCAAGTACCAATGACTCCTTTTGGTGGTATGCTAAACGATGAGGAAATGGCTTCCGTTTTAACCTTCGTCAGAAATGCTTTCGAAAATGATGCCGCCCCTATTTCTCCTGAAAAAGTAAAAGAAATTAGAGCTGAAATTAAAGACAAGGAAGGTTTCTATTCTTCAGAAGAACTACTTAAAGAGCATCCCTTTAAATAA
- a CDS encoding TonB-linked SusC/RagA family outer membrane protein, whose protein sequence is MNISALHKKRYWSFAFFAFCILYGNPSFGNELTTEKKSVNNKNHFQDLTVTGTILDNNNQPLPGASIVEKGTSNGTQSDFDGNFELEVSDENATLVISYIGFASQEVNLAGQTSINVSLKEDAANLDEVVVIGYGTQKKSDLTGAVGSVKAEELAERPAASLNQAMAGKVAGVNITSGSGRPGGRTTVRIRGNTSVSIANTPLYVIDGVILNAVNLPNGSTPIDYMNPNDIESIEVLKDASATAIYGARGANGVILVTTKRGTSSGTTRLNYDVDFSLGTLPKKLDLLNSEEFLRVEEIAYANAEKYDPAGWAGGAYTDPTTKRTDPRLFDSEGNPLYDTDWQDEAIRASFTQNHQLSFTGGTQKGNYGLFMGFRDEEGLIVESWLKRYSGRFTLDTEVTDWLKVGGSLSYNDQNEKQVDQLGGGGITTMRQVFEALPIIPVRYEDGTWGSNIDYPGMEGGGSPVAVANDRRYFLKTQTVLGNFYSNISFNKNLQLRTTIGTNIINQRNDYYGGRDLRYIARPDGAASVSNNRFNSWQFENYLTYNKEFNADNSLTAMLGLSWQHIDEFRATASTRGFADDFYGFNNLGAGSNPQTPTSSKIAYGLNSYFGRVNYNYKSKYLLTLTGRADGSSKFGPENQFAFFPSAALAWRVSGEDFLSQNETISNLKIRASYGATGNSEIPAYRALAGLSNGTVIFNGDRASYSIPQRMANPDLKWEKTEQVDAGLELGLFQNRIALELDFYRKLTTDMLLDAPVPSSSGFSNVFRNVGSLENKGIEINLNTINVDNELFGWSSNFNISINKNEVVALSGGSDIFLGSTLIREGEALGTFFGYIDEGTWNTDEADQAAIYDRLPGDIKYRDLNDDGAINSDDRAIIGKGIPDGFGTFSNTFRYGNLELLVDLQFQYGNSVMYRDEHSAEDRQTIANSFATVLNAWTPDNQDTEIAQIRPIAAGYDTNNDSGKLKDASFLRGRNLMLSYVFKPELVERLHLNRLRLYTSVQNFFVATKYPGYDPESSNGSGPFDQGFSLYDYPRPRTFMVGLNVGL, encoded by the coding sequence ATGAATATTTCAGCTTTACACAAAAAGCGTTACTGGAGTTTTGCATTTTTTGCATTCTGTATTCTTTACGGAAACCCCTCCTTCGGTAACGAGCTAACTACAGAAAAAAAGTCTGTAAACAACAAGAACCATTTTCAAGATTTGACCGTTACAGGTACAATTCTTGACAATAACAATCAGCCCCTGCCAGGAGCAAGTATTGTAGAAAAAGGTACCTCAAACGGAACCCAATCAGATTTTGACGGGAATTTTGAATTAGAGGTCAGCGATGAAAATGCCACCTTGGTCATTTCATACATCGGCTTTGCAAGTCAAGAAGTGAATCTTGCAGGGCAAACTTCAATCAACGTATCGTTAAAAGAAGATGCCGCCAACTTAGATGAAGTGGTGGTTATAGGTTACGGTACACAGAAGAAAAGTGATCTGACCGGTGCTGTGGGCTCGGTTAAGGCAGAGGAACTGGCTGAACGACCGGCCGCTTCTTTGAACCAAGCCATGGCCGGTAAAGTTGCAGGTGTCAATATCACCTCAGGGTCAGGTAGGCCAGGTGGAAGAACAACGGTACGAATTCGTGGGAACACCTCGGTAAGTATTGCCAATACCCCTTTATACGTAATCGATGGTGTAATTCTAAATGCTGTTAATCTACCCAATGGCAGTACACCCATCGACTACATGAACCCTAATGACATTGAATCTATCGAGGTTTTAAAGGATGCTTCCGCAACTGCTATTTATGGAGCCCGTGGAGCGAACGGTGTTATTTTGGTAACCACAAAAAGAGGTACCTCATCGGGTACCACCCGACTCAACTACGATGTAGATTTTAGTTTAGGTACATTACCCAAAAAACTAGATCTTTTAAATTCGGAAGAGTTTCTTCGTGTTGAAGAAATAGCATACGCTAATGCTGAAAAATACGACCCTGCCGGATGGGCGGGAGGAGCATACACCGATCCAACGACCAAAAGAACCGACCCTAGGCTCTTTGATTCGGAGGGCAACCCCCTTTATGACACCGATTGGCAAGATGAGGCCATAAGGGCTTCCTTCACCCAAAATCACCAATTATCATTTACTGGCGGAACCCAAAAAGGAAACTACGGATTGTTCATGGGTTTTCGTGATGAAGAAGGCCTTATCGTAGAATCATGGTTAAAACGCTACTCCGGAAGGTTTACTCTAGACACTGAGGTTACCGATTGGTTAAAAGTAGGAGGTAGCTTAAGTTATAACGATCAAAATGAAAAACAAGTGGATCAACTTGGCGGCGGTGGCATCACCACAATGCGCCAGGTATTCGAAGCGTTACCGATTATACCGGTACGCTATGAAGATGGCACTTGGGGTTCCAATATCGATTACCCCGGTATGGAAGGTGGCGGAAGCCCTGTAGCAGTTGCGAACGACCGACGTTATTTCTTAAAGACCCAAACCGTTTTAGGAAATTTCTATAGCAACATCTCATTCAACAAAAATCTACAATTGCGTACAACAATTGGCACAAATATCATTAACCAGCGTAATGACTATTATGGCGGGCGTGATTTAAGATATATTGCCCGACCAGATGGTGCTGCTTCTGTAAGCAACAATAGGTTTAATTCATGGCAGTTCGAAAATTATTTGACCTATAACAAAGAATTCAATGCCGATAATTCGCTAACAGCTATGTTGGGTCTCTCTTGGCAGCACATTGACGAGTTCAGGGCTACTGCATCGACCCGTGGGTTTGCAGATGACTTTTATGGCTTCAACAATCTTGGGGCCGGATCTAATCCACAGACCCCAACCTCAAGCAAAATTGCCTACGGACTTAACTCCTACTTCGGGCGAGTTAATTACAACTACAAGAGCAAATATCTTTTGACTTTAACAGGTAGGGCCGATGGGTCATCGAAATTCGGTCCGGAGAATCAATTTGCTTTCTTTCCTTCTGCGGCATTGGCATGGCGCGTATCGGGAGAAGATTTTCTATCACAAAACGAAACCATATCAAATCTCAAAATACGGGCAAGTTATGGTGCCACAGGTAATTCAGAAATACCAGCCTACCGTGCATTGGCCGGCTTATCCAATGGCACTGTAATTTTTAATGGCGATCGCGCATCTTATTCCATACCCCAACGTATGGCCAACCCAGATTTAAAATGGGAAAAGACCGAGCAAGTAGACGCCGGGCTTGAACTGGGGCTTTTTCAAAATAGAATTGCTCTAGAACTAGATTTTTACCGAAAACTGACTACCGATATGCTACTTGATGCCCCGGTACCCTCTTCAAGCGGCTTCTCGAATGTGTTTAGAAATGTAGGCAGTCTCGAAAATAAGGGTATTGAAATCAACTTAAACACGATCAATGTAGACAATGAACTTTTTGGTTGGAGCAGCAACTTTAATATCTCTATTAACAAAAACGAGGTCGTAGCCCTCTCAGGAGGTTCTGATATATTCTTGGGATCTACTTTAATTCGTGAGGGTGAAGCCCTTGGTACTTTCTTTGGATATATTGATGAAGGAACTTGGAATACCGACGAGGCCGATCAAGCTGCAATTTACGACAGACTCCCCGGTGATATTAAATATCGTGATTTAAACGATGACGGAGCGATTAACAGTGATGACCGGGCGATTATCGGAAAAGGTATTCCCGATGGTTTCGGAACCTTTTCAAATACCTTTAGATATGGTAACCTTGAACTTTTGGTCGATTTGCAATTTCAATATGGCAATAGTGTAATGTACCGTGACGAGCATTCCGCTGAAGATCGCCAAACCATTGCCAACAGTTTTGCAACTGTATTAAATGCTTGGACACCCGACAATCAAGATACCGAAATTGCTCAGATAAGACCGATTGCAGCGGGGTATGATACCAACAACGATTCTGGAAAATTAAAGGATGCATCTTTTTTAAGGGGAAGAAACCTCATGCTATCCTATGTGTTCAAACCAGAATTGGTAGAACGTTTGCATTTAAATAGACTAAGACTTTACACCTCGGTGCAGAACTTTTTTGTGGCAACCAAATATCCAGGTTATGACCCGGAAAGTTCTAATGGTAGCGGACCATTTGACCAAGGTTTTTCCTTATACGATTATCCGAGACCTCGAACCTTTATGGTAGGATTAAATGTTGGACTATAA
- a CDS encoding putative outer membrane starch-binding protein, producing the protein MKIYSNFIRTIAVITAVSSITACSDFLEEEDESNFTTDTYFTKAEHAESAVNGIYEPLVPITSSGFGGGTWLMLEFATGLANTALGQATNIYLVKDLINNSDNGYGNSFWNEYYTGISRANLAIEKIPDINMDEAEKQNYLAEAKFFRAYYYFGLVRMFGNIPIITSSVDLSSEQLYPEQASTEAVYDLILSDLTEAENSTLPWRDESGRVSLGAVKTLLADVYLTMAGYPLQQTENYSLAAAKAKEVIDSGEFSLFDTYDELHDPATKNTGEYIFMTQFAANIQSGNWQPAILPYNLGISAYSAQTGGIFSTNEFADSYEEGDKRAEEKQFYFRSYSLEADRSDSTNLGAPYLFKHFDIAANEESAQSDLNWSLYRYADVLLMYAEAANEAESGPTAAAYEAVNLIRQRAELADLAGLTQDDFREAVRIERVHELSFENKTWYDMARWRKAYNPETNELEDFVGHTYTYLPNKALSERELLFPIPTSEMQNNPNLVQNSGY; encoded by the coding sequence ATGAAAATCTATAGCAACTTTATAAGAACTATAGCCGTCATAACCGCAGTATCAAGCATAACGGCCTGTAGTGACTTTTTAGAAGAAGAAGACGAGTCGAACTTCACGACCGACACCTATTTTACCAAAGCGGAACATGCTGAAAGTGCCGTGAATGGTATTTACGAACCTCTAGTTCCCATTACCAGTAGTGGTTTTGGTGGGGGAACTTGGTTGATGCTCGAATTTGCCACAGGTCTGGCGAATACAGCCCTAGGGCAAGCCACCAATATTTATTTGGTAAAAGATTTGATTAATAATTCGGATAACGGTTATGGAAATAGCTTTTGGAACGAATATTACACCGGCATATCAAGGGCGAACCTGGCTATTGAAAAAATTCCGGATATTAATATGGATGAAGCCGAGAAACAGAATTACTTGGCCGAAGCTAAATTCTTCAGGGCATACTATTACTTTGGTCTGGTTCGAATGTTCGGGAATATTCCGATTATAACCAGTTCCGTTGATTTAAGTTCGGAACAATTATATCCGGAACAAGCTTCTACCGAAGCAGTTTATGACTTGATTTTAAGTGACCTAACTGAAGCGGAAAACTCAACCCTACCTTGGAGAGATGAATCTGGCCGGGTCTCGTTAGGGGCCGTCAAAACCCTTTTGGCAGATGTATATTTGACAATGGCGGGCTACCCACTTCAGCAAACCGAAAATTATTCGCTTGCCGCCGCAAAGGCCAAGGAGGTAATCGATTCCGGAGAGTTCTCACTTTTTGACACTTATGATGAGCTTCATGATCCAGCCACCAAGAATACGGGAGAATACATCTTTATGACCCAATTTGCGGCCAATATTCAATCGGGCAATTGGCAACCTGCAATTTTGCCCTACAATTTAGGTATATCGGCCTATTCGGCCCAGACTGGGGGTATCTTCTCAACAAACGAATTTGCAGATTCATATGAAGAAGGTGACAAACGAGCTGAAGAAAAGCAGTTTTATTTTAGAAGTTACTCACTCGAGGCCGATAGAAGCGATAGCACCAACCTGGGCGCTCCATATCTCTTCAAACATTTTGATATTGCCGCCAATGAAGAATCTGCCCAATCTGATTTAAACTGGAGTCTATATCGTTATGCCGATGTTCTTTTAATGTATGCGGAAGCCGCCAACGAAGCAGAGTCTGGCCCAACCGCCGCTGCATATGAGGCTGTCAACTTAATCAGGCAACGTGCAGAACTAGCAGATTTGGCCGGATTAACGCAAGATGACTTTAGAGAGGCAGTTCGCATTGAAAGAGTGCATGAGCTAAGTTTCGAAAACAAAACTTGGTATGATATGGCCAGATGGAGAAAAGCATATAATCCTGAAACTAATGAATTAGAAGACTTTGTAGGCCATACATACACCTACTTACCGAACAAGGCACTGTCAGAAAGAGAGTTGTTGTTTCCTATACCGACCTCTGAAATGCAGAATAATCCAAACCTAGTACAAAATTCTGGGTACTAA
- a CDS encoding SSS family solute:Na+ symporter, whose translation MLTKFIIAAVIYLAILIFLLKRTRVKVKTTSNYLLGGGNIGFVIGLFTTAATLFSAFTVIGMPDFFRTHGIGAWIFLAVSDTMMVYGLIRVGEILRRKARKLDFKGMSGLMVSTYGSKLAGYVAFGGAVVFLIPYIAVQISGISIFLNAAFPDAIPVWSWSLIIVAVMIIYSETGGLRAIMYNDTLQGLLLFFTIWVVGYNCIAHFGSIESMFDKVASVNEKLLSVPGPKGLFSVQFFIISAIAIISLPFTQPQISTRVVIMKNSASLRKMAIGLGVVAILIILPTMFMGMYGAVLYPEASTQDFIGHVLLYDQASGIAALGLIGLVAAAISTSDSQIFALGSELRSLLSIEDSKAVSLSRIFIVVFGLLALIFSIVSTEHLVLLARTSFTGTAMMAPMILVGILSTKKLTLLMPIATLLALLTFILSKLGVFPGQILMLQTEIILFITLAGSAFIEVVLIRKDEATAI comes from the coding sequence ATGCTGACTAAATTTATTATAGCCGCAGTTATCTATTTGGCCATACTTATCTTCTTGTTGAAACGAACCAGAGTTAAAGTTAAGACCACTTCGAACTATTTATTGGGTGGAGGTAATATTGGATTTGTAATTGGATTGTTTACCACAGCCGCTACATTGTTCAGTGCATTTACGGTAATAGGAATGCCCGATTTTTTTAGAACACATGGAATCGGGGCATGGATTTTTCTCGCGGTTTCGGATACTATGATGGTGTACGGACTGATTAGGGTAGGGGAAATTTTACGGCGAAAGGCGCGTAAACTTGATTTTAAAGGTATGTCAGGTTTAATGGTCTCGACCTACGGCTCAAAATTAGCAGGTTATGTAGCATTTGGTGGAGCAGTCGTCTTTTTAATACCCTATATAGCTGTTCAGATTAGCGGAATTTCGATATTTCTAAATGCCGCTTTTCCTGATGCCATTCCCGTATGGTCATGGAGCTTGATTATAGTCGCCGTTATGATAATTTATAGTGAAACGGGTGGGTTGAGAGCTATTATGTATAACGATACCTTACAAGGCCTTTTGTTGTTTTTTACCATTTGGGTGGTTGGTTATAACTGTATCGCACATTTCGGAAGCATAGAATCGATGTTCGATAAAGTAGCTTCGGTAAACGAAAAGCTACTATCTGTACCCGGACCCAAGGGATTGTTTTCGGTACAGTTCTTTATTATTTCAGCTATTGCAATAATAAGCTTGCCATTCACTCAACCACAGATATCAACTCGGGTCGTCATTATGAAAAATAGTGCTTCACTAAGAAAAATGGCTATAGGTCTAGGGGTAGTGGCTATTCTTATCATCTTGCCGACCATGTTTATGGGTATGTACGGTGCTGTACTTTACCCTGAAGCTTCGACCCAAGATTTTATCGGTCATGTACTTTTATACGACCAAGCTTCCGGTATCGCTGCGCTTGGACTTATTGGATTGGTAGCGGCAGCAATTTCAACCTCCGATTCTCAAATATTTGCCTTAGGTTCTGAATTACGTTCCCTATTGAGCATAGAAGATAGTAAGGCTGTTTCGTTGAGTAGAATATTCATAGTAGTTTTTGGGTTGTTAGCCTTAATTTTTTCCATAGTCAGTACCGAACATCTAGTTCTTTTGGCTCGAACGAGTTTTACAGGTACGGCCATGATGGCACCCATGATTTTAGTGGGTATACTCAGCACCAAAAAACTGACCTTGTTGATGCCGATAGCTACGTTGCTTGCTCTTTTGACTTTTATACTTTCTAAGCTTGGGGTGTTTCCGGGGCAAATACTTATGCTTCAGACAGAAATCATTTTATTCATAACCTTAGCGGGTTCTGCTTTTATCGAAGTTGTTTTAATTAGAAAGGATGAAGCTACAGCTATCTAA
- a CDS encoding NAD(P)-dependent dehydrogenase (short-subunit alcohol dehydrogenase family), with amino-acid sequence MNKNVLITGGSRGIGYGIAVELAKAGCNLAINGVRSEESVMEEMKALKIHGTQIVYCRGDVSSESDRNLIIKEALSHFEELHVLVNNAGVAPKERVDVLEMKPVSYDRVMDINLRGPFFLTQKFANLMIENKQKDVGFEGCIINISSVSATTASVMRGEYCVSKAGMGMMTKLFAARLGEYNLPVYEVRPGIIETDMTAQVLESYQKRAEEGLILQRRLGKPEDVGRAVQALIENKIPYATGQVIMIDGGMSIPTL; translated from the coding sequence ATGAACAAAAATGTTTTGATAACAGGTGGCTCACGGGGTATCGGCTATGGTATAGCCGTAGAATTGGCAAAAGCCGGATGCAACCTTGCTATTAATGGGGTGCGTTCTGAAGAAAGCGTAATGGAGGAGATGAAAGCGCTCAAGATTCATGGTACTCAAATAGTGTACTGCCGTGGCGATGTTTCATCTGAATCTGACCGTAACCTAATAATCAAAGAGGCTCTAAGTCATTTTGAAGAGCTACACGTTCTCGTGAATAATGCAGGGGTAGCCCCTAAGGAGCGGGTAGATGTGCTAGAAATGAAACCCGTGAGTTACGATCGTGTAATGGATATTAATCTTAGAGGCCCCTTCTTTCTCACTCAGAAATTCGCAAACTTGATGATTGAAAATAAACAAAAAGATGTTGGGTTTGAAGGCTGCATTATCAATATATCTTCTGTCAGTGCTACAACTGCTTCGGTTATGCGAGGTGAATATTGTGTTTCTAAAGCAGGTATGGGTATGATGACCAAACTTTTTGCCGCACGCTTGGGCGAGTATAATTTGCCAGTTTATGAAGTTCGCCCGGGTATCATAGAGACTGATATGACCGCTCAGGTGCTTGAAAGCTACCAAAAGAGAGCAGAAGAGGGCTTGATACTTCAAAGGCGTCTCGGTAAGCCCGAGGATGTTGGTAGAGCCGTGCAGGCCTTGATTGAAAATAAAATTCCTTATGCGACTGGTCAGGTCATTATGATTGACGGAGGAATGTCAATACCCACTTTATAA